The Cottoperca gobio chromosome 15, fCotGob3.1, whole genome shotgun sequence genome segment TTGTCATCATTATTGTCCCAGAAGATCTGGTCCTGGGCTTTGAAGCAGATGCAGAACTCAACGCGTTTGTGTGGTGGGATGTAGGCAGGCAGCTCCAGGACGAATGCAAAGGTGTCAGTATCCTGGCAGCTGTAGACGTTGTTCATGAAGCTGCACTCGACGTCAGTGAAGCCGGCCCATGAGTCGAAGGTGGCGCGCAACTGCACCGACTTCTCAAACCCCATGTTTCGGACCTTGATGGTGCCGGTCAGCGAGCGCTGCTGCAGCGAGCAGTTCTCCAAACAGACCGAGTTCTGAATCAGGCGGTTCCGGAAATCCAGGTAGTCGGCGGAGGGCTGTTTAAAGTCCAGCGCCAGGTTGCGCACCGAGCTGATCTTTAGATCCATTGTGGCTGTTTCCAGGTCTGTCATGTCAAACTGCAGATCCTCTGTGATTCCCCTACACCGCTTGTTTTTATATGGCTCATCGTCAAACTTGGAGAAGACGTGGATGGCGGTGAGTGACATGCCCTTGGTGTCTGCGAACACCACTTTCTTCTTGCCGGCCTTGTTGGTGCTCCAGCCCATACAGTCGCCCTCATCCACTGCTTTCTGCTGGTTGCTGAGGCAGGGCCGCAGTGGTTTGTAGAGCTGCTGGCTGTGGCTGCGGGTGGTCGACTGGTTGACCCGGTTCTTtgtcctcttcagctcatcATAGGAGCTGAGGAAACCTCGGAGAGGAGGGCGGGGAGTGCTCATGTAGAATCTCATAGCCACATCCATTGGCATTACAGGGCCAGGCATTGCTGATGGACTGAAAGACCGGAGCACACTAAGGGAGGTGgtgtgagagggagggagagagaagaagagttgaGGGAGGTGGAAAGAGACGAAGGGGGAGGAGATTTAGAACAGTGGATTCACTTAATTATCATATTCAAAAAAGTTCCCCGGGTTTTATTTAACTCGTTACTTCCGCTATCAGTCAAAGACGGCTGAACTGACTTGAAATTTCTTCTCCACAGTGAAAAAGTCCCAATCTCACAAATGAGATGCTTccgttttattttataatggcTCAACTATGCATAGATCAAATTCAAACTGAAACTTGAATCTATATCATGTACACAAAAATCTATATTGTTCAATCAGCATGACATGCGTCAACAAAACCAAACTCTTTCTGAACCTTACCCTTGCAGCAAACTCATGGAATAAAGAAGTGAGGAGTTCCCAAGGAGAAAGGAGCTTTTAAAGTCTTCAGTCCCTTTGACTTCTATCGACAGAGCAGCTCGTTCTTCAAAGTGCATGCTGTGGtcacctcctccttttctttccccctctctcttgctcttccTGCCTTCCAGTGCTGGGGTTGCTCAGCACTCAGGGATTTCAACTGCCACATAGAGACGATTTGCATATGCTGTCACATGGTTCCTCAAACAGCCAATGAAAAGTTAGTGAAGTTCCTCACCAGCCAATCAGCACAAACTTGGGCTGGCTGTCCACCAGCTGTAAGGGGAGTGTCGCCTGGCATGGGCCTCATGGTTGGGATGCCTGGGGTTGTTGCCTCAGCTGCTATTTGAGAGACATGATGGACCCCTACTGGTGTTGGAGATGCTCTTCACATTCCTCACTGCTGAGTGCACAAAGCCTCTGGCTCTTCCTGACCTGGGACTCCTGCACCATCCCACTGCAGGATTATTTATGTCTCACTGGCTTTGTAGAAAAATGTGACTCAAAAGatgattaaacatgttttcaatgGTTCCACTGTTATGGATTTTGCTAACATGatggtatttttaaaaagggattCTTTAAATGTTATACCCAgagaataaagataaaaaagcaGTTTGCTTTGTAAACAATGGACTGATGTTGTTCTTTTCCTCAGTCGTCATTAACCATTTGTTAATGATAGGCGATTACTTTGTaatccctttttaaatgtaatgttagtCCCGTTCTGCTGGGTCAGCACATGTGTGGACccacaagaaaaaaaactaaaaaactttTAATGTCCAAAACCAAAGAATTTAAAAGTCCACAGCTTTAAGGGAAGAAACATGCAAATGTCAAAAATAGACCACATGACATTGAGACATTGTGTTACATAATGAAGGTCATGAGTTGATCTCATGTGATATATATCTAAggctttttaaagcttttttaaaCCTTTGTTGATCACTTAGTAAGAAGGCTGAGCGTTGAAAGCCCTGTTTGTGCCCCTGGACTGCTCCAAAACAAAACCAGATTAAAGTGGTTTGAAGGAGGCACAGACTCTGTTATGTTCACACTAACAAGTCTAATAACAATGACATCTGGTTGATTTGTATTCCGTCCTCATTTCATtcacctgcagctgcaggacaCTCCACCAGTCGGTCTGGTTCagggttttctttctttctttaaatcaaACTGATTGGAGTTTTGAGTTAAGAGCCAGACACAAGTGGCTTTCTGATCTTTGCAAATCTCCAGGTCAGAGGGCAGCGCTGGTGGATTCTTACCCTCCGCAGGGTTCTCCCCCTCCGCAGGGCCTCTGTTACCTCTGGATCATGTGCAGGCGGACTTTAGACCACAAGAACCGAGCATGCCGCTTTCACATGGTCATAAAGACAACAGACAATATTTATCGCAGCCTTGTCTGGCTGTCTAAGG includes the following:
- the ppp1r3cb gene encoding protein phosphatase 1 regulatory subunit 3C-B — translated: MPGPVMPMDVAMRFYMSTPRPPLRGFLSSYDELKRTKNRVNQSTTRSHSQQLYKPLRPCLSNQQKAVDEGDCMGWSTNKAGKKKVVFADTKGMSLTAIHVFSKFDDEPYKNKRCRGITEDLQFDMTDLETATMDLKISSVRNLALDFKQPSADYLDFRNRLIQNSVCLENCSLQQRSLTGTIKVRNMGFEKSVQLRATFDSWAGFTDVECSFMNNVYSCQDTDTFAFVLELPAYIPPHKRVEFCICFKAQDQIFWDNNDDKNYVLKHVGWNGEDLNILTPTTSLEQRKPSEFRNGGVKVLEMEFDQFGSPRMSSGLFPGWQSWGQIDNAVPYW